Proteins encoded in a region of the Uloborus diversus isolate 005 chromosome 1, Udiv.v.3.1, whole genome shotgun sequence genome:
- the LOC129231643 gene encoding leucine-rich repeats and immunoglobulin-like domains protein 1 — MWILLCCTSLLVSVVSAAECEWPAGLGDSLRYRCTCFTGNDEQRRTVTCGSGVDVAVLVEALRTGPPLDLLQISNSSVNHLQDMLFEGLNIRALRLSGLGIESIGDKAFLSLERSLANLDLQGNRLEQVPTAALKGLLGLRELDLSNNGITDIRENAFDGLTLTTLKLNGNPLRITDSSFAGLEATLRNLHIKSADLEVLPPVKQMGSLSFLDLSQNRISDLGRGAFTNLRQLGALYLERNSIQELEPGAFEGLNASLSSLSLLNNRIEEFPTGAMKTLAHLRVLDLGFNRIHSVPKDAFSGNSLLSLLALDGNPLATLSEETFSHLNTTLRALSIGGSTLVCDCRLRWVVEWVRGHDLQVTSRERNPQFCGRPARLKRRTLPQMNPNELRCDDSPPTSSTSPSLKRVEASLSPTPTRIPSAGTGRDLRAPRTSNFDNLRIKDVVRRGTEVTIHWEGGLPKEDNLVRARVPDTAPVHAMFRIFGEPHFQLGSRVNPAAGWTQFLVPEGRPVVVCVVDSAQAATLSASSVPRNQCSEVTAEKVSDSQLNKMIIGSSAAVCGMIILAVVIFVCCSRRSSDKLRQPARPVIKSSEHEWDTASFYSGRSIPRARAYHGGGSINPSYLPPDDVQSFRSLPPASRGPRGMMPRGGDPALHRSQIALSQLSGPNSFLGAFGAEHQSAGGWGHQWDHVDAYSERHAPSRLSYGKDFG, encoded by the exons ATGTGGATCCTTCTGTGCTGTACCTCCCTTTTGGTGTCGGTGGTGTCGGCTGCCGAATGCGAGTGGCCGGCCGGCCTGGGAGACTCTCTGAGATACCGTTGCACCTGCTTCACGGGAAACGATGAGCAGAGAAGGACTGTCACCTGTGGAAGTGGCGTGGATGTGGCCGTTCTAGTAGAGGCATTGAGGACTGGCCCACCCCTAGATCTCTTGCAAATCTCGAACTCCTCTGTG AACCATCTCCAGGACATGCTGTTTGAAGGACTAAACATCAGAGCCCTGCGACTTAGTGGACTAGGGATTGAATCTATCGGAGACAAAGCCTTCCTAAGTCTAGAGAGGTCCCTCGCCAACCTCGACCTGCAAGGTAACAGGCTTGAACAGGTGCCGACCGCAGCACTGAAGGGTCTACTAGGACTCAGAGAGCTAGACCTGTCTAATAACGGGATCACGGACATTAGAGAGAACGCCTTCGATGGTTTGACCCTCACTACCCTCAAGCTGAATGGCAATCCGTTAAGGATCAC AGACTCTTCGTTCGCTGGTCTTGAAGCAACCCTCCGCAACTTACACATCAAATCGGCCGACCTGGAGGTGCTACCACCTGTGAAGCAAATGGGATCTCTGTCTTTCTTAGACCTGAGCCAAAACCGTATTTCGGACTTGGGACGAGGAGCCTTCACTAATCTCAGGCAGCTGGGCGCCCTGTACCTCGAGAGAAACTCCATCCAGGAACTCGAGCCTGGAGCTTTCGAGGGTCTCAACGCATCGCTCAGCTCGTTGTCTCTACTCAACAACCGCATCGAAGAGTTCCCGACGGGTGCCATGAAGACGCTCGCTCACCTCAGG GTTCTTGACTTGGGTTTCAACCGTATCCACAGTGTTCCGAAAGATGCATTTTCTGGCAATTCTTTGCTCAGTCTTCTGGCCCTGGATGGCAACCCGCTAGCTACCCTCTCCGAAGAAACCTTCTCGCACCTCAACACCACCCTGCGAGCCCTCAGCATAGGAG GCAGCACTTTGGTGTGCGACTGTCGTCTGCGCTGGGTGGTGGAGTGGGTACGAGGTCACGATTTACAGGTGACGAGTCGAGAAAGAAACCCACAGTTCTGTGGACGACCAGCTCGTCTGAAGAGGAGAACTCTGCCCCAGATGAACCCCAACGAGCTCAG ATGCGACGACTCTCCCCCCACAAGTTCCACCAGCCCTTCGCTGAAACGAGTAGAGGCCTCGCTCAGCCCCACTCCCACGCGGATTCCATCCGCCGGGACCGGGAGGGACCTGCGTGCTCCGAGGACCTCCAACTTCGACAACCTGCGCATCAAAGACGTGGTGAGGCGGGGCACGGAGGTCACCATCCACTGGGAGGGCGGCCTCCCTAAGGAGGACAACCTGGTGAGGGCCCGTGTTCCCGACACTGCTCCCGTGCACGCCATGTTCCGTATTTTCGGAGAACCACACTTTCAGCTAGGCAGTAGGGTCAATCCGGCTGCCGGATGGACGCAGTTTCTGGTGCCGGAGGGGCGACCAGTGGTCGTGTGCGTTGTCGACAGTGCTCAGGCAGCAACGCTCTCTGCGAGCTCAGTGCCTAGGAATCAGTGCAGCGAAGTCACAGCTGAAAAG GTTTCGGATTCCCAGCTGAACAAAATGATCATCGGATCTTCCGCAGCTGTATGTGGCATGATCATCTTGGCTGTCGTCATCTTCGTCTGCTGCTCTCGTCGTTCGTCGGATAAGCTGCGGCAGCCGGCTCGCCCCGTCATCAAATCCTCAGAACATGAATGGGACACCGCATCTTTCTACAGTGGGCGGAGTATTCCTCGGGCAAGGGCCTACCATGGGGGTGGATCTATCAATCCCTCTTACCTACCACCAGACGATGTCCAATCCTTTCGTTCCTTACCACCTGCCTCTCGAGGACCCCGTGGAATGATGCCCAGGGGTGGTGACCCAGCCTTGCACCGTTCCCAGATAGCTCTGTCTCAGCTATCCGGACCTAATTCCTTTTTGGGTGCCTTCGGAGCAGAGCATCAATCAGCCGGAGGATGGGGACACCAGTGGGATCACGTTGATGCCTACTCGGAGAGACATGCCCCCTCGAGACTCTCTTATGGGAAGGATTTCGGTTAA